A part of Deltaproteobacteria bacterium genomic DNA contains:
- a CDS encoding metal ABC transporter permease, with protein MLDDFFTRALLAGIGLALVTGPTGCFVVWRRLAYFGETIAHSALLGVAAALVLDIDLSIGIFVTASAVVLIMYYLERSDTLPADTILGLLAHGGLSLGLVVLAFFPSMRFDLHGLLFGDILAVTRTDIAVIWAGGAGALAVLWWIWRPLLAATVSVDLAVVAGLRPERARLVFGFLVAALIAVAVKIVGILLIVALLVIPPATVRRFASSPERMAGGAAAAGILAIVGGLLASATFDTPSGPSIVTVALALFVITRLRRPHRTAGTRT; from the coding sequence ATGCTGGACGATTTCTTCACGCGCGCGTTGCTGGCCGGGATCGGGCTGGCGCTGGTCACCGGGCCGACCGGCTGTTTCGTGGTGTGGCGGCGGCTGGCCTACTTCGGCGAGACCATCGCGCACTCGGCGCTGCTGGGGGTCGCGGCGGCCCTCGTGCTGGACATCGACCTTTCCATCGGCATCTTCGTCACGGCCTCCGCGGTGGTGCTGATCATGTACTATCTCGAACGGAGCGACACCCTGCCCGCCGACACCATCCTGGGCCTGCTGGCCCACGGGGGCCTGTCGCTGGGCCTGGTGGTATTGGCGTTCTTCCCGAGCATGCGCTTCGATCTGCACGGGCTGCTCTTCGGGGACATTCTCGCCGTGACCCGCACGGACATCGCGGTCATCTGGGCGGGCGGCGCCGGCGCCCTGGCGGTCCTTTGGTGGATCTGGCGCCCGCTCCTGGCGGCCACCGTCAGCGTCGACCTCGCCGTCGTCGCGGGGCTCCGGCCGGAACGCGCCCGGCTGGTGTTCGGTTTCCTGGTGGCGGCGCTCATCGCCGTCGCCGTCAAGATCGTCGGCATCCTGCTGATCGTGGCGTTGCTGGTGATCCCGCCGGCCACCGTGCGGCGCTTCGCGTCGAGCCCCGAGCGGATGGCCGGCGGCGCGGCCGCCGCGGGCATCCTCGCCATCGTCGGCGGACTGCTCGCCTCGGCCACATTCGACACGCCGTCGGGGCCCTCCATCGTGACCGTGGCACTGGCTCTGTTCGTGATCACGCGCCTGCGCCGGCCGCATCGAACGGCGGGCACCCGCACCTAG
- a CDS encoding metal ABC transporter ATP-binding protein — MTEPSGIQSDVPGLLVNARDIGVRRGERWIIRHVDLKVTRGELVYLIGANGAGKSTCLKAVLGLLDVDEGHVARAPSLEVGYVPQRLPVTPTLPLTLRRLMTLTGRFAADRIDAALSAVGLERLGDPPVTTLSGGEFQRLLLAQALIHRPDLLVLDEPEQGVDATGTDVVHELIEGIRRDLGCGVLIVSHDLRQAMATGDDLVVLVPHEHDDPPFGISGFKGLGSGGGDSSSVS, encoded by the coding sequence ATGACGGAACCTTCAGGTATACAGTCCGACGTTCCCGGCCTGCTCGTCAACGCCCGCGACATCGGCGTCCGGCGAGGCGAACGCTGGATCATCCGGCACGTGGACCTCAAGGTGACGCGCGGCGAGCTCGTGTACCTCATCGGCGCCAACGGCGCGGGCAAGTCCACCTGCCTCAAGGCCGTCCTGGGCCTGCTCGACGTAGACGAGGGGCACGTGGCGCGGGCGCCCTCGCTGGAGGTGGGCTACGTGCCGCAACGACTGCCTGTAACCCCGACGCTGCCTCTGACGTTGCGGCGTCTGATGACGCTCACCGGCCGTTTCGCCGCCGACCGGATCGACGCCGCCCTTTCCGCCGTGGGCCTGGAACGGCTCGGCGACCCGCCGGTCACCACCCTGTCGGGCGGCGAGTTCCAGCGGCTACTCCTGGCGCAGGCGCTCATTCACCGCCCGGACCTGCTGGTGCTGGACGAACCGGAACAGGGCGTCGACGCCACCGGCACGGATGTCGTGCACGAGCTGATCGAGGGCATCCGCCGCGACCTCGGCTGCGGCGTCCTGATCGTCTCCCACGATCTCCGGCAGGCCATGGCCACGGGCGACGACCTCGTGGTCCTCGTGCCCCACGAGCACGACGATCCCCCTTTCGGCATCAGCGGCTTCAAGGGACTCGGCTCCGGTGGCGGGGACTCCTCGTCCGTCTCCTGA
- a CDS encoding zinc ABC transporter substrate-binding protein: MATFKPVHSLVSAVMAGVGEPYLIMRGAESPHTYRMRPSDAGVIGKARVIFMIGELTETTLAGPIRKLGRKVRVVELAEAPALVRRPLRTGGAFEDDDHGPAHGHGHDDEFDMHVWLDPVNAGWMTLAIARALSETDPANAARYDANADALITLLEALQGELAAELAPARKKPFIVFHDAYQYFEKRFGLTAVGSAVVSTNRTPGVRRVRELRRKVRELGVVCVFAEPRYDPRFVRLITEGTDARAGTVDPAGMMVKPGPEMYFSLLRNMAASFKACLTPSG, encoded by the coding sequence GTGGCGACGTTCAAGCCGGTGCATTCACTGGTGAGCGCGGTGATGGCTGGGGTGGGCGAGCCTTACCTGATCATGCGCGGCGCCGAGTCACCGCACACTTACCGCATGCGCCCGTCCGACGCCGGGGTCATCGGCAAGGCCCGCGTCATTTTCATGATCGGTGAACTCACGGAGACGACCCTGGCCGGCCCCATCCGCAAGCTCGGCCGCAAGGTCCGGGTGGTGGAGCTGGCCGAAGCGCCCGCGCTGGTGCGCAGGCCGCTGCGCACGGGCGGGGCTTTCGAAGACGATGATCACGGGCCTGCCCACGGGCACGGACACGACGACGAATTCGACATGCACGTGTGGCTCGACCCGGTGAACGCCGGGTGGATGACGCTGGCCATCGCCCGGGCGTTGTCCGAAACCGATCCGGCCAACGCCGCCAGGTACGACGCCAACGCGGACGCGCTGATCACCCTCCTGGAGGCCTTGCAGGGGGAGCTGGCCGCGGAGCTGGCGCCGGCGCGGAAGAAACCCTTCATCGTGTTCCACGACGCCTATCAGTACTTCGAGAAGCGCTTCGGGCTGACCGCCGTGGGCTCGGCCGTGGTCAGCACCAACCGGACGCCGGGCGTCCGGCGCGTCCGCGAGCTGCGCCGCAAGGTGCGCGAGCTCGGCGTGGTGTGCGTGTTCGCCGAGCCGCGCTACGATCCCCGTTTCGTCAGGCTCATCACCGAAGGTACGGATGCGCGCGCCGGCACCGTCGACCCCGCCGGCATGATGGTAAAGCCCGGCCCCGAGATGTACTTCAGCCTGCTGCGCAACATGGCCGCCTCCTTCAAGGCCTGCCTGACGCCGTCGGGTTAG